In one window of Arachis ipaensis cultivar K30076 chromosome B06, Araip1.1, whole genome shotgun sequence DNA:
- the LOC107647873 gene encoding transcription repressor OFP16-like, whose translation MRRRRRNNLTHLDQCFSNFINPFILHQSQLSSNNNNSPPSSIVNHDRHQINHNRPSSSTSIIKNFNTIYDNNTTEPEPEPADFATAFASQRFFFSSPGRSNSIVESTPSSSSSSSLTSSLTTTAPAEASLASAGDESKAVLFEGSVAVPTYSPDPYLDFRQSMEEMVEARPELMADVKSNWHVLQELLMCYLALNPKSTHKFILGAFADLLVTRMAFSDGGGGGGEE comes from the coding sequence ATGCGAAGGAGGAGAAGGAACAACCTCACGCACTTGGACCAATGCTTCTCaaatttcataaaccctttcatTCTTCATCAATCTCAATTAtcctctaataataataattcccCGCCATCATCCATCGTCAATCACGATCGCCACCAGATCAATCACAACCGTCCATCATCATCAACCTCAATCATCAAGAACTTCAACACTATCTACGACAATAACACCACCGAACCCGAACCCGAACCTGCAGACTTCGCCACCGCATTTGCCTCCCAacgcttcttcttctcctcccccGGCCGATCCAACTCCATCGTCGAATCCACCccgtcctcttcctcctcttcatcacTAACTTCGTCGTTAACCACCACTGCGCCGGCGGAAGCTTCCTTGGCTTCGGCCGGCGACGAAAGTAAGGCGGTGTTGTTTGAGGGGAGCGTGGCGGTGCCGACGTACTCGCCGGATCCTTACTTGGACTTCCGGCAATCCATGGAGGAGATGGTGGAGGCTCGACCGGAGCTCATGGCGGACGTGAAGTCCAACTGGCACGTGCTGCAGGAGCTTCTGATGTGCTACCTTGCTCTGAACCCGAAGAGCACGCACAAATTCATTCTCGGTGCCTTCGCTGATCTTCTCGTTACACGCATGGCGTTTTCTGacggtggcggtggcggtggcgaAGAATAA
- the LOC110263090 gene encoding chromodomain-helicase-DNA-binding protein 3 homolog — MSKDSSISSSDDDSVVFLGDVTPQGNRNRNRYRRVRRRMLEGDNGIPANPNPNDNRSLIVGGHDLRARRTVTGNNQPNRDGNASEESTTATKKAAGQVRKSGDANFQVGESSKIQKRKTKKRGRKKKKKENDDVLDEMRNKLLRAGWEIGIDEKDEETVFYDLKGRAYTNCIIAAYECLKKKYEEHKGRGIYYLKNFKFTPIKDDDFEKLLSWKDAKKRKRKDEAHDPNPNNNDRNKRGKNSREDANKKKQKQRVETSRKGKEKVVYDESDSDSDSDSDKDPNDNTCLLCANAREGTLVCCDGCPSSFHLSCLKLPGVPPGDWYCSYCRCKFCGLMTGAADDPMSRTCCFCEHKYHRFCSPMTGGIIIDLSDNPLHFCSNKCEQLFARVQGLLGIKHEIGDGFSCTFLSGFENNRPSQLPECHDKLFSALKIMQDGFKPGYDHRTGVNLIQNVVYSRG, encoded by the exons ATGTCGAAAGATTCATCAATCTCGAGTTCTGACGATGATTCGGTTGTGTTCTTGGGGGATGTTACACCCCAAGGTAACCGTAACCGTAACCGTTACCGTCGTGTGCGTCGACGCATGCTTGAAGGTGACAACGGAATACCtgccaaccctaaccctaacgaTAACCGTAGCCTAATCGTTGGAGGTCATGATCTGCGTGCGAGGAGGACCGTGACGGGTAATAACCAGCCTAACCGTGACGGCAACGCTTCTGAAGAGAGTACTACAGCGACTAAGAAGGCAGCAGGTCAAGTAAGAAAGAGTGGTGATGCAAACTTTCAAGTCGGTGAGAGCAGCAAAATCCAAAAGAGGAAGACGAAGAAGAgggggaggaagaagaagaagaaggagaacgaCGATGTTTTGGATGAAATGAGGAATAAGTTGCTACGCGCCGGTTGGGAAATTGGGATTgatgaaaaagatgaagaaactGTTTTCTATGATCTGAAAGGGAGAGCTTATACCAATTGCATCATAGCTGCGTACGAGTGTTTGAAAAAGAAGTATGAGGAGCACAAAGGAAGAGGGATCTATTATTTGAAGAATTTCAAGTTTACTCCCATCAAGGATGATGATTTCGAGAAGCTTCTGTCATGGAAAGATgctaagaagagaaaaagaaaagatgaagctCATGACCCAAACCCTAATAATAACGATCGTAATAAGAGGGGAAAGAATAGCAGGGAAGACGCGAACAAGAAGAAGCAGAAACAGAGGGTGGAAACGAGcaggaaaggaaaagagaaggttGTTTACGATGaatctgattctgattctgattctgattctgacaAGGATCCAAATGATAACACGTGTCTTCTCTGTGCAAATGCTCGAGAAGGCACTCTAGTTTGTTGCGACGGTTGTCCTTCTTCTTTTCATCTGAGCTGCTTGAAATTACCT GGGGTTCCACCTGGTGACTGGTACTGCAGTTATTGCAGATGCAAATTTTGTGGGTTGATGACTGGTGCAGCTGATGATCCTATGTCACGCACATGTTGCTTTTGCGAGCATAAAT ATCATAGGTTCTGTTCACCCATGACTGGTGGTATCATCATTGATCTTTCAGATAATCCGTTACACTTTTGCAGTAACAAATGCGAACAG TTGTTTGCGAGAGTTCAAGGGCTTCTTGGGATCAAACATGAAATTGGAGATGGGTTTTCTTGCACTTTTTTATCTGGATTTGAGAATAATCGTCCTTCCCAACTTCCAGAATGTCATGACAAGCTGTTTAGTGCACTGAAAATAATGCAAGATGGATTCAAACCTGGATATGATCATAGAACAGGagtaaatttgatacaaaatgtTGTATACAGTCGTGGGTAA